In the Equus przewalskii isolate Varuska chromosome 18, EquPr2, whole genome shotgun sequence genome, AATTCCTGTTTTTGTTGTTATCTATTCTGTTGACCTGGGCTTGCCTGTGTTGGTCTGCTTCGAGGGATTTCTGTCCCAGCATTTGTGTCTTCCTGCTGCATGAGCACATGCCTTGTGATTAGGTGTTTGACTAATTAAACAGGCAAAACCAGGAATGCATTTCTGCATATGTATTAATTTCCACATACTTAGAGGGACCAGAATGTTTGACTGCAGTCAGCCACAAAGAGGTGATCAATGTGTCTCTTCTTACATGTTAGAGTATCTGAATAGAGATTGCGCTGGAAAACAGTCCTAGACTGAGGTGCCTGAAACAAGGAGGTGTTTTCATTTGGTTAGTTATCACTAAGCCTATGCTGACAGCCACATACCAGCCTTTGAGGGCCGTGGTTGTTCTTCAGGGGTTATTTTTGACACGGCTCAGGTTTCTTGAAAGATGGTAATTCTGTGAACTACTTTAACTTGGTAGTATTTAGTTGTGGCTTAGAAATGCTGATATCATacacattatttttctgttctcttctttcttactcccctctctcttctccagctttAGAATTTGAGTCATTTAAATATCCATTTGCTTCGTTCTTGTTTGGGGGCTGATGTGTAACTCCTCAGAGACTTCTGTCAGCTTTAAGTCTCCCTGAGGGGTAGCTGGCCAGAGCAGGGGAAGTTCCAGCtctggtatgtgtgtgtgcagagcCCTAATCACTTGAGGAAATCAAAAGCTGTTTTACATGAGAGAGAAGCTGACATTGTTTGTGTACTTCTCAGGTCGTTAGAAACAAGCCTGTGGCGAGGCAGGCTCCTGGCAAACGAAAATGCAACTGTCGGCAAGAGATGCGGACCACCCAGCTGGGCCCAGGGCGCTTCCAAATGACCCAGGAGGTGGTCTGCGATGAGTGCCCCAATGTCAAGTGAGTGAAAGCACCTTTGTTCTACCAAGAGACGGTTGAACCATCTCATCAGTCTAATAAAGTGCTAATGGTCCATATCTAGATTTGTTTTCCCTCCCTTGCCccacccttctctctctgtctcatattCTACGAGAGGATAGAGCAAAGAAATGTAcatgtttgtttttccaaaagtatTTCTTCTATCTCCTTTTATGTTTCTGAACTAGTAAGCAGTGCCCTTTATTTctgaatatacttaaaaaatgttgatgtttatttttcctacttgCAATATTAGAACAGTCTTATGTCCAGCTAATATTTCAGGTTAGAGAAGTCCTATTTACTGATTATGTTATAAAAGCAACTATTTAATTGAAgcttaaattatatatattaaaactgGATCAGTTATTTGTGGGATCAGGAAAAAATCAGATAGGATAAACTCTCCTGCTGGATTCCTGATAAACATGACCTTGTCCTTCCAGGTGCAGATTTATGTGCATGTGAGTAGTTTTCTCTGTTAGTGATCACTCAGTTCAGAGTAATCATCTACTGCAGGCCCTTTTGGAGGCAGCACTTGCATGATTACATAATACATAGTAGCTTTGCCCTGGCTTTTCACATGTAGAAGACGTAAATGGATATCAGATGGCTGTGTGTCAACTAAAGCTACAGGATAGTCTTCCAAGAAAAAGCTCTGATAGAACAGATAAACCTTTAATTGTCTGTACCTGGgatgtggtttgttttttcatttttttttctttttgaattctctttGTCTCAGACTAGTGAATGAAGAACGAACCCTGGAGGTAGAAATAGAACCCGGGGTGAGAGATGGCATGGAGTACCCCTTTATTGGAGAAGGTGAAATGTTGATATTGATGTTTTATTGTCATAACTTTCGGCTCTCTGCTTGCTTGTGAATACCTCCCACCCCTACCTCACTCCATATCTTCCTGGCCACACAGTAAATGCATATATCATTTCCAACACTCTTCAGTAAGTTTTAGGGTACAAAAAGCCTTTTATGACCATCATGGTTGGTCACCTTAAGCAATAACGTTATTGTTTATCCTTTGAATATCATAGCCAAAAGTTACTATCAAGTACCCTAAGTTACATCAAAATTTATAGTGTTTGGACTTTAATGGATTAATTTTAACTCAGCAATCAAAGAAGATATGTACTTCTAGTTGGCATTAATAACATGCCTTCAGACCTTACCTTTGGGGTTAAAtttaaaactctaaaagaaaaaaagttcaggAAATCAGTGAATCATTCTTTGTTTGGGAAATAGGTCACGTTATTTATTGCTGTGCCTAAGGCACAGGTAATCTTCACTAACAATCTGAAACTTCATATAACCGGGTAGAAACACTGCCCTCACAGATAGACTTGATAGTCAGCGCCTGAGGGAGTggctttaaaaaattctctcaaCTGCTGAACAGATTTGCTGCAGCGTTCCACTTGTGTGACTTATAGTCTGGTCTCTTCCGAGCAGGGGAGCCTCACGTGGATGGGGAACCAGGAGACTTACGGTTCCGAATCAAAGTTGTCAAGTAAGTGAGTTCATGTTAGAGGCCGTCTCTTTAGCCCCTGCTTTTCAGATGAGTCAGATTTTGGGTAGCCACCAGGGCATTTCcagactttttcttctgtttcatcccCTTAATACCGTAAATGATTATTTATGACTGAAGATTTTGCCCTGGGGCCCGGGGTTGAGCCCAGTTTCTTTTTTACTCAGGGCCCACAGACCCAAAGGATGTTGAAAGGAAAGAATTGGTAAGACAAGTAAAGAGTTGTAAAGGAGAGGGAAACAAGAATAGGGAATCAAAGAGATCGGGGATTTAACTGAGGAAGTATGGTACCATATCAGAATGGGAGACTTTTCCATAGAAAGGACCTTCTATTACATAATATGCAGCTTCTGTGCAGAGAGAGCTCTTCTTTTGTTAGCTTCTCTTCAGCAAGAAGTGCCGCTTAGACAAGAATTTTGCCTGGGACTCAggctttcttctttgtatttctctcttgttaccactttggaaagcagcgATACCTCTGCTTCTAAAGATTCATTGAAACAAGGGTCCCACCTAAATATGGAGACATGGGCCCCACTGTCTAGGACTTTTCTCTCACTCTTTAATCTCAAAGATCTTTTCCTCAGCTTTCCTTACCAACCTTGTCTTTCTCATCACTTGCCAGAGAAACTGAACATGTGTTCTTCCCTGAATAAACCTGATACCTTCTCAAGTCCTTGTCTTTGCCAGAATTTCCTCTCgacctctccccatcctcccctgcACCCATCTCATCTGCATCTCTAGAGCTGCTCTGGAAACCTCCCCAGATCCCTTCTTGATGCCCAtctccctcagcccccactgCCAGAAggtctttctgtcttttccataATCTAGTTACTTTAGTTTTACTTATGTGCTTTGGCTTCTGCTGATTATAAGCTCCCTAAGAGTAGAATGATAAATCTTACACAACTTCATAATCTCCATTAATACTGTAACACAGGAGTATCTAGTAAATGCTTATTGTCTGAAAGAATGGTATTCATCCTTTTCCaagatttttctaaaaacttTCTGAACTCTTCCCAAAGAAAGATGGAAGTTGAGGATTTTTACCTTGTTCTGTTTTTAGGCACCCAATATTTGAAAGGAGGGGGGATGATTTATACACGAACGTGACAGTCTCACTCGTCGAGTCCCTGGTGGGCTTTGACATGGATATCACTCACTTGGATGGTCACAAGGTAAACAAACCAGTTTTCCTGCTTCCGGTCCTTTTAAAGCCTTCATGTGTATGATTTGGGATTATTTCAGCTGCTTCCAGTCATTGAGAACCACGGGGACTCCTTTCTTCGTCTCtgttctgcctcctctctccctctactGCTGAACGGCCAGCAGTACCCATGAGCCACAGACCTTCCTGCTCCTCAGAGTCGATTGCACAGCCTTTGGCAGTCTCGTTTTTACGGTCTCCATTGGCACAAACCTTACTTTTTGACTTGTTTGTggctatagtttttctttttattttgaaaaccttctctttctttggttCTCACTGTCCTACTGATGGTTCCCTTGCCCCCCCATCCTTGCTGCTCTGCAGAGTTGGGACGTGAGCTTTGGGCACCAGTGCTTACTGGAGGCTGCATGTGGTACTCCAAGAGCACCAGTCCCACTCCAGTccattctcttttgctttctagGTACATATTTCCCGGGATAAGATCACCAGACCAGGAGCCAAGCTATGGAAGAAAGGGGAAGGGCTCCCCAGCTTTGACAATAACAACATCAAAGGCTCTTTGATAATCACTTTTGATGTGGATTTTCCAAAAGAACAGTTAACAGAGGAAGCAAGAGAAGGTGAGGGGTataatgagaggaagagagagtgtgtgaatgtgtgaaaCATAAGTGGGAAAACAGGATAGTGAAAGAGAACAAACAGGCAATAAAAAcatggctggcctggtggtatggtggttaagtttggcatgttccactttggtagcccagggttcatgggttcagatcccgggtgcagacctacaccactcactgagccttgctgtggcagcatcccacatacaaaatagagaaagatgagcacagatggtagctcagggccactctttctcaagcaaaaagagaaagattggcaataggtgttaggtcagggccaattctcctcaccaaaaaacaacaacaacaaaaacctccaGCGACAGCAGACATCAACCACTAGTACTAGTGAACACAAGACTAGCAATGAACTCACCTTTCTGGAAAGGCAGTATTAAAAGTCCATCTGTCACTGTGTTGCAAAAGGCTGTGTAAACTGGGCTCTGAAACCTGGGCAGTGATAGGTCGTGTGGGTGTGAAACAGAATCACCTAAAGCAAACTGGCTGGACCAAACTGTAAAAGGAAAGATGAGGTATACATTAGAAGGATTCGAGACTTAGGGGTGAAGTCTGTGGAGAAGAGGGCCCAGTTGGTGGGTCCTACATAGTGAGAGAAAGAATGGTGAAAGAGGTCAAAACTGAAAAGAGGacaaggcaggaggaagggaagagagctgAAGAGTTTCTTTCCATTTCGATTGCCTCTCTGATTTCTCGTTTGATAAGGTTTTGTTGgatgtgtgtggtatgtgtgcctcagagagagaaagagacaaggtTTTGTTGgatgtgtgtggtatgtgtgcctcagagagagaaagagacaagccATCATCTTGgatgtacatgtgtgcatgtgggcGTCTCCATGTGGATGAAGAACATTGGTAGTTACTTGTTCAGTTCACATCCGGGGTTGTCATAAGGCCTTTTGTGAGCCTCCCCAGGAAACAAGCTCCTTAAACTCCAGGGAAGTCACCTTTTCATTAATGgagtcatttgttcattctttcctcAGGTATCAAACAGCTACTGAAGCAAGGATCAGTGCAGAAGGTATACAATGGACTGCAAGGATATTAATAGTGAATAAAATTGGACTTTGTTTAAAATAAGTGAATCAGCGATATTTATTATCTGcaggggtttttttgtgtgtattttgtttttgttttcaatatgcaagtttggcttaatttttttcttctaatgatCGTCATGAAATGAATAAGAGGGcttaagaatttgtccatttgcattcagaaaaaaatgaccaGCAAAAGGTTTAATAATACCTCTCCCTTTGGGGATTCAATGTCTGGTGCTGCCGCCTGAGTTTCAAGAATTAAAGCCGCAAGAGGACTccaggagtgaaagaaacacaataTAAAGGGTTAGAGTTAACTGTTAGCTGTCTCATTCAAAATGCCAACTGGAGAAGTCTGTTTTTAAATAcagtttgttgttatttttttctcgACTCTTGTTTCTTGTTGGTTTAGCTACACTGTTATCTCTTCCATCTCCGTTTTGGTCATCTTCCCTTGGTCTGGCCAGTGTCCCTCCCTGCTGCTGTGAGTTAGTTGTGTTGTCCTCCCATCAAGCAAGATGGACACACAAACCTGCAAAAGAGTGATAAAGATCCAGTCCCCAGACACAATTAAACGCACATGGCATCTGCTAGAAAGGAGCTTGAAGAAACTGAATAGATTGGAGGTTGGGGGAGATGAATCAAGGTTACACAAAGATCTAATTGTccttgagaaaatatatttcctctcATTTAATTTGGGAATAATAAAATCTGATATGGATGCTTTACTGTTTAGAAAGTACTTTTCATATATACAATCTCAGTTGACCTCATGATTAAAAAGTCTTTGGTTTGTGTTAGAAACTAGGATTACCATTGGCCCTAGAAAGTGAATTTAAAGTGGAATTGCAAATTACATTTGCCTCTCCCAGTGGCACCTATTTGTATGGTACACAACTTGAGTCTATTTGCCTTTTGACCCTCCTCCGTTTTTCTGCATTGTACAGTCATGTCACACTCTACTTTTCGTATACTCTTCGACTTCGTGCCTCAGCTAGGAAATGTTTCAAAGCTGTTGAACAATTGCTGTTGCCACGTGTGTGGAGCTGCCTTCCAGCCATCAGTATGGTTCCGGGCGCATTCCCACCTTTGGCTGTACAGCAGGAAATGCTGCTATTTGccttttcattgcatttttcCCCGTTTTACGAAAATGAGTGGAAAAAGGAAAGGTGGAAATGTCATCAATTCAGAGAGTAAGAACAAGGTGAAAAGCAGCACACCTTTTAACCTCATCCAGACGCTATCTGGACTCAAGTAGTCCGACTGTGTGTTCACTTGTGAAGgaagagaacaaaattaaaaggcttATTTGAAATGCTGAAAATcttagaaatgaaacaaaaccacaTAAAAGCATATGTAAGTTTAGTGGACTTTTTGTACCTTTAATAATCGTTATGTACTGAATTGTCCCAGTTGAGcatttcttagaaataatcatCAACATTTCCCTTGTATATCTTAGCTCAGGAAAGCTCTTGATCATTATTTGCCCTTGCTAATCTCCCTTTTCCCAAGATTTTTCCAAGGGTCAGTCACATGCTAAGAGCTAGAGATCCTAGTCTTGGCCAGAAAGACCCCATAGAGATAATGCTCTTGCTACAAATAAGAGTGTTAATGGGGCTTTGTCATTCCTGTTTATCTATGGTCCAGACTGCCCGTGATTCAACCAGTTAAAAACGAATATTCTTTCATCATTTGAGCCTGTGTGAGCTTCACTTCACTTTAAGTGCTTTATCTAAAGCACATGGTAATGTAGGAAGATTTGTATCAAAGTTCCATGGGTTTTCTTGTAATAAGCCTAGCGCCAGgttggtggtggtggagatgcTGGGAAGATCCTAAAACCAGGTTCCGAAGCCGAAGCGTTTTGTACCATGGTGTGGAAGTTAGTGCTATCCAAAAATGCAGTGGTGGACCCTGAGGCAGCCAGCTCCTGACCAAGTAGACTGAAGATATCCATCTTTCCATGAATGTTGCAGAGGGCGTTCCTGGGCTTGGGAAGTTGTGTTAGTCAGTGTGTAAGTTCCCTTCAAGCCAGCAATATTACAGAGTTTTTAAATGTAGAGCTATGAAAACGTGGTCTCTTACTCACTgagtgaaaaatatttactgagagcttaTAGGGGCCAGGTTCTGTTCAAGTATTCTATGTGGATGAGCTCATTTATATGGATTAGAAACTGCTatcctcaatttacagatgaagaaattgaattaCATCTCCCAGCTTACAAGTGGTGAGACCAGCctttgaacccaagcagtctgctCCAGAGAATATACTCTCATCTGCCATAAATTCATAAGTAGAGAAAATGAACACTGTGGACGAAGGATTCTATGTAGTGATGGTAGGAGAACAGGTAATAGTATCTTCAGTCCTGTAAGGAAAAATGTCATTCCAGGGAGGTGTGTAATGAAGCAGAAAAGGTGCTTGGCTGGGGATCAGACTTGATCTCTGTGACACTGGTCCAGCCagttcacctctctgaacctcagttttctcatctgcaaaatggggataatgaagGGTGATATTTTTGAACTTGAGCTTTTGTTCATTTCTAAAACCTATTTTGCCTATTCAGacattctacttatttatttttacttcctggTCCTCAGCTGCATTCACTATTGGTTAGGTTGCAAGATTCCTGGATCCTAGATAGGTGTTAGTGCTCAGAAATCACTGTTTTTGGAGAAGGGAACAGGATATGGAAACTTAGAATGAATTTGAGAAGTTGCTTTGTGTGTTATTagaaatgggaatagaaggaggATGTTTATTCTATTCCTTGACAAAAGATGAGCTGCCACTAGCTCTAGTAACAACATCTACCACGAACAAGAAGACAGATCCAAGGACTCCAGGAgataagcagagaagaaaaagcagtttGGTAAGTGTTCACTTTGTAAAACTTCTAGTCTTTCAGTGACTGAAATTATACCATGATCAAGAGATGAAATCAGGTCAAGGCAGTGGGCATCAGTACAGCTTCCACAGTGATTTGTATGTCAGTGCTAAGACCCTTTCTCTTTCACTAAAAGAAATCAATACTTACGGGTGTTATAACTTtagccattcttcctctattaaTGCGGCCATCCTGAGAAGGACATAACTGGAGGGCAGTGTGGTCACAGAACTGAGTGTCAATGAAAACCCTTTAGAGCTGCACTGTCCACCAcagtaaccacatgtggctactgagcacttgaaatatggctagtgtgcATTGAGAAGTGCTATGAGTGTAATATACACACTGGGTTTTCAAGACTTTGTaccaaacaaatgtaaaatatctcaataattttacatattgattacatgttgaaatgatggTATTCTGGGTATacttaataaaatacaatattaaaatgataaaatacatgATTAAAATTCACCTGAGggtggttgttttgttgtttactctttaaaatgtggctactagaaaattttatattacacgtgtagctcacattatatttctattgataGCACTGCTGCCAGGTCTCTCCTCAACATGAGAGAAGTTGACTGGTACTTTGGGATCAAAGGACTCATGGTCATCCCTATTCAATTACTTCTCATTAAATTCAGCCCAATGGTCCAGACTATTAAGATGTTTTGGGATCCCAACTCAATCACCCActattttgtctttgtctctcCGTTTGCTGTTATTCATCCTCTGTATTGGCTGACACTTCAAGATTTCCATTCAAACGGTGAATAAAAATGCCCACCAAAGAAGCGAAAGCCGATCCTTCTATTTTGCCATGTAAAGCCTCTCTCCAGGTTGTCATTCATCAAAACATCAGGTAAAATCATATCAACCTCCATGAAATAACTAATTTTGCATCTAGCCATATTTTTTGTTATGTCCAGGCTGATACGCTGAGAGGCCTTTTTGAAATACGATTATACAACAGCCTGTTAGGAAGTGAGGTGTGTCTGATGTGACTTATTCTCAATGAGCCCATACTGAGTCCTAGGGATCAGCACTTTCATGTCTAGGTGTTTACGACTGATGCCTAAGTTGGCTGTCATGGTCTTATCTTTTGGAAAAATTGCCCATCTCCAGTCTTTCAGCCTCTCACTCTTCTACGGAGTGTGTGTGCCTCGAAACCACAGATATGTTTAGCAACCTGCTCTAGACTCCCTCAGGACTCTGGGATTTTGTCCAAGCCAGAAGACATGATTTCCTTTGAAGTGTTAAAGTGTTTCTTATCATCATCTCTTCCCTCTTGGGCTTTCATTTCCTCTTACTGATGTTCATTCTACCCTTTATATTTCAAATGTCATTCTTTTTGACAGGATATAGACACAAAATGGGATGTTTTACATACCACAGTGGTTAAAATGCATATGCTCTAGAATCAAACTACTCAGAATCAAATTCgagttctaccacttactagctgtgcctcaatttctccaactgtaaaatggtaataattaaAGTACCTATTTCATGGGGCTGTCAAATGATTTGACAGTTGCAACTGGAATGCCTGGTTTGGGGACAGACTGGCAAAAGGAGCAAGTTAGCATCTCTACGTTGCTTAACTAAAGTTTGGAGGGTTtatgattttttctctttctttctttccctttgtaatGCATGATGTTTGTCTCCAGGTGGCACTAAGATAATGCTGTGCTAGCTGTAAAATCAGCCCTGGGGctccaggctttttttttttttttaagttattttctggGTATTACCACTAAAAATCAAGctattaagtaaaacaaaaataataataattttcaaaacaaactcAAATGGATAATGTACTTTGACTGTGTCTGCCCTCCTCCCTTAGCCTGATTTAATCCTAATGTAGAGAAAGTAGATTTCACATGGGCTGGATTTTGATTTAGAGCTCAATTCTCtaaccaaaaataaagataaaaatagataaaagatgGCTTCCGAGAACTAATAACCACTGTGGAAATCATTGTGAGGAGCCAGGACAGATGATCAGGAACAAGTCATGTAATTAAAGTCTCTGCCTCTTCTATCATGTCATTAAA is a window encoding:
- the DNAJB11 gene encoding dnaJ homolog subfamily B member 11, which gives rise to MAPQNLGTFCLLLLYLIGAVIAGRDFYKILGVPRSASIKDIKKAYRKLALQLHPDRNPDDPRAQEKFQDLGAAYEVLSDSEKRKQYDTYGEEGLKDGHQSSHGDIFSHFFGDFGFMFGGTPRQQDRNIPRGSDIIVDLEVTLEEVYAGNFVEVVRNKPVARQAPGKRKCNCRQEMRTTQLGPGRFQMTQEVVCDECPNVKLVNEERTLEVEIEPGVRDGMEYPFIGEGEPHVDGEPGDLRFRIKVVKHPIFERRGDDLYTNVTVSLVESLVGFDMDITHLDGHKVHISRDKITRPGAKLWKKGEGLPSFDNNNIKGSLIITFDVDFPKEQLTEEAREGIKQLLKQGSVQKVYNGLQGY